The sequence AACCCTCCcggcgatgtacccgcccacctatattCAATGTTAAGTAAcgtcctgaaagatgattaaattatctttcgaaacagcccaaaaatccgaaattggccatacattaaaaaagttatagcaatttcaaattggggtcaatttgaccccagagcataGACAAcgttaccaaactaccaaaaattaggagaatcggttgaaaattaaaaaaatagcagccactcaaagtggcctggagtcatattgaccccagagcacagacaaaaggttaaagaaCTATTACCAGATGAGCAATGAGTAGGTTCATATCCTATACAGCTGAAGCCTAAATTTTCAATAACACCGCGAAATCTATTCGACTTATTATCatacttcatcaaatctgtatTGAAATCTCCTACTAAAGTACAATTACTATAAGACAAGGAAAGATCCATAAGTTTGTTGAGTAAAAATTCAGCGCAATCACACCTCGGGGGGTTATAAaacaatccaagtaaaaatttcttattataagcATCTACCTCGATACATACATATTCAGTTATACAGTTCAacggtttgcagaaatcgctcttaatagataacgaacaacgataaaagagaggcaaaaactgttcagaatcataacaagccatgataacaaatttatcaaacttgtatacgaATTGTATAAttagtgcgaaaaaacagaatcggataggcagcccccacagaaaaatggtgactctcgctttgtttttgctcctttcgtgttggttactgcgcatgtgtgtagaacaagttgaaatgcatcatcagagagtgcttcccgcatttggagctttctaaaagaaattcatcatggggtatagcctcccgaatcagttctctatcatgacagcttgtgaAAAAAGTCTCTGGCGgcatgctacatatcgtatatgtatacagaaatgataagtgagagacttgttctttctcttttgGATTGAATCCCTGGTGCCATTTGTTTGACTTTGCTTCGTccatagaaaattttaaaaacagacTTCGCTATGTTCGTCCGTAATCATTTATACAAGAATATTGTTTTAATGAATCATTTGGACCTTGACGTTCGATGATTGTAAAAtgtaataaatcaataaataaataaatgaaataataattcaATGACATCATGTCAAAAGGCACGAAACATATCTATTTCagatattttgttttattgctTCAGATCTTATAGTTGAAGCAATGTATTTTTGTTCACAAATATAAGACTATTCATGCGATATACATTTGTCGataaaaaaacgaaattttGGCCTTAACGTAAAATGTTGGTTTAATTTATCAAATGTCATCTTACAACATTGAATAGGATTGATCATCGGAACATACCGCAATATTAGTCAAATATACCGATGATAACTTCTCGTTTTGTACATATATAGGAAATAAGTATTCGTATCCGCCATAATTGCtgaatacattttcatcaacaatTCTGGTTTTAATTTTCTAATAGGAAAACCACCAGTAAATTTGTAGAAATCGCTCAGAACAAAAActatgatttgtatgggaattttTCATGGACAGTACATCACGCGCATTCTTCCCTACTATGCAGTACATCGTCTGCCGGAATAGCTAGTTAGTTAAGAAAATAGCTCCAGGAGCGTttcattccaaaatttgaatatattATGGAGGAGGAAAAATATTCCATACCAATATTATTCTGACATGATGCTCATCACCTCCACAATATGTCGTTTTACCCTATTAGGTGTTTaagaaatattgttttaaaaaaatatgttatgaAACTTTTCGATGTCAATCCGATCATATTTTTGTAgatatactagtcgacccggcagacgttgtcctgcatagtaggcgagaatgtgcgttccgaactgcccatgcaaagttcgcataggaatcacaattttagtttttcacgatttgctcaactttactcgtaattttcgcattaggaaatatcatataaactagaaatactacaataagagatcggcgaagacgccatcttgtttccaatcgaaccgtcaaaagcggttccaattcaacttgtttacattttgcatccataagaagcaagcaaaaagttcaagagCTGCCAGTCTTATTTTTACGatatcatgcattttcatacgttgccatttcgacagtttttcactccgccggtctctggttatagggtggctaatataaacccgtcggaaactataacgaatgtttctgctgaagaaatgaaaaaatccatccagtcgttttcgagttatgcggatacgaacacagaccatttcatttttatatataagatataaaaaatatagttgattattgataattaaaaagtgagaaatgtggaATCAGACATCTCACTttctcggagacgagccagcctcgggctgaaagtctccttaataaagacacacaaaaaaaatctcgcttttatttctcactttgtaCTACTTACAGTTCTCTTCCATCTCTTCTCATTctatacttctcacttctcaattttaaTTAATCACTTCACCCTTTATACATTCACTATTGTTAggcaaaacgacattttcaacCATTTGACTCGTTCAGCAAACGAAATTAACTATCGtacaaacaaaagatattttagttaccagataaagattgtcgctgtcgtcgctgtccggaacatcttttgctggcgaggataggggagctaaatgtcaaagaaggaaaatccatacgatttgacagcttggtacccaacatgttccggacagcagaacaaagggaaccgaagcgacaatctttatctagtaactactaaaatatcttttgtacaaACCAATACGCAAAACGGCCGTGTGCCCAGtgtggccaaataacttttaacCAGATGGATTTCGGCCTAATAGCCTAACCGCTCTTTGGCCATGTCGTGGTCATTATGGATAATGAGGCTTACAGCTGAACCATCCGAAATGTGTCCAATTATCGTCGAAAGatatttcgtcgaatgacatttggccaaTGGACATATGGTGAATAATCATTATACATTTAGTCGTATGATGTTTTATCGAatggatattttcaagaaaggaactttagtcaataatacctaaataaaaaacaaatgattTGTTGCAGTATTTCAAAAAGTCGCAAAACTATGACTATAATATTGACCAAAGAATGGTGGGTcctaaagaataaataatagaaaaacggTATATATTCCCGACAGGATATTGACTTTATAGAACCCTCTAACCGACTATATTGAATCTATACctagtagacctcttcatgagttcaaaaagtatcaaaaattcatccggtcagcccagaatcacatttcttatgctaaaataagcctcctgtcaagtttacagctaattcggataaaattttgaggtggctcaagtcaatttagtgtttttgggctattttcaatttaaaaaaaaacctaacgAGATATATAAATGCCGAAAACTATCGCaccaacctctatacggaagctttaggtgtgctctacaagtcttgtgaacaatgcgattcgtttcgttcatgttttgaccatgttaaagtgattttcgagcttttaagtgcataaaaacactgtttcctctaaaagtcgttgttctatgaaattcttgaattcaTGACAAATCAttactaatttattatattattattcctctttttttcctGGACATTTgggtaatataattgccaatgtgcgatttaccggtaaattcttaaaaatcagaagctgaacatttgtcataaatatgcacgttaggatttcttcaaacaagttattcgaacaaaacataaatcaaatcatatgatatttgatgcttacaacaaacgacttccaaatatGGTTCATTTCGCTTTATGTCTGTATGCTTTTACaattgagtgcatcgtagttaaaagtgaaatcaaagcttctctgatcgaacaacttgtttgaagaaattctaaCGTGcatatttatgacaaatgttcagcttctgatttttaagaatttaactgGGCTGactggttgaatttttgatactttttgaaaacatgaagaggtctaataccTAGTCTATAGTCCAATGGTGTTTCGTCAAATGCCGAATAGACGTTAGGTCATATGATCATTTGGTTGAGATTAAATTTTCGGTCAATAATTATGTTTGGAAGTGaattttatactgaactaattcttgtataaatattgagtgaaagaaagagtttcaaagaaaagaataagaaaaccatttcaaTTCGTTCAAAACTcgtctaacttttcaaaaggacctaaataacatttttttcattgttttatttgaatataaaagcttttgattgcaatactcgatttaattaatgaaaaatgtaacttaggtccttttgagaggttaagcgagaaatgtcccttcgactaaacATTCTTTCGACGAAATGCCATTTTACCAAATGTTATTCGTCTAAATGTCAAAGCTTCTGCCGAAAAATAGAAAAGAGGCTAATACTTTACTATTTCTGTATTTTTTCCTGTAGTCCACCAAGGTTTTCAGAAGTTTCCGTTTGCTCAGGTGAAAAATCCCTTTTAGCttccgtattcgtttcttccgctgctgatCGTACTTCCTCACGTCCACTGAAACCCTCACACCTTCATCCATGTATCTTGTGCATTATTTatgcaaatttaattaaaaatctaTTGACTAATTAATCATTTTACTAAATTGCCTATTATCGGCTGAAATTCGatttcaacattcgactaaatgtccattagactaaatgtcattcgactaaacttCATTCGAAGAACTATCCCAAAGCCGTTTTAATACGAGATAATGTCGGATGCTCTTCAATATTTTAATTGACTAACAGTGTTTCCCATTCAGTGCAAGGTTATTCTTTGGAGAACTTTAACCCATTGCAAACTGTCAATTGTCAGCAGATCTAGGTTTGCAAAGTTTTTCCGAAATTCGTTTCGACGATTCATGGCGTATGCCATTTCTACAAGGGGAATGCAATTTCAgaagcagtgttggtagaatcatactcaaggTATATTTGCTCACTATTATTTAGGCACAGTATCGCGCTTCAGTTTTTCGGGGCACAATCGCGTCGTTACGCGTATTTTTGATTACATATGGATTTGATGCCCATTATTTGAAGCgaagaaaatttatcaaaaataaTCCTCCAAATCAGAACGAGATTTGAGAATGTCAGCTTCTCTAAACACTGCTCAGAATGATGGATTTGTTTTCCGTTAAAATGGCCGAAAACGATTCGGTTGTAgtaaccaggcttgtaaaatgtcatctgcatatcatttgactaatttgttcataacttttttcagaagccaaatttacttcacaTTTTTGGATgcactcataacgcttgagtatgGTTATATtcttgtccaagggtacattgctctaaatataacatctgaggctggagagtgaaaactttccaaaatgtcacgtgtcatttgacataatgtcatttgaattacattttgcctccacgccccagattacatatttacagcaatgtcttattAGACAATGTTGTAGGCACATTAAAGGGCTATAAGTTCGACATACCTCAGAAGCCGATAGCTAACTTCTGAACAAGTTCtggaaaaattatacaaacgaatgcaaatgacattttacaacactggtagTAACACAGACAAGACTAAATTTGTTCAAATGTGAGTATTGTTTCTGAAGACAACCATGGTTGATAATCCCAGTCAACCAATAGATTACagcatttttttattgcttctgGAATGTAATACTGATGGTAATCCCACAAGATATTCCATTATGTTAACGTTACAAGTTTCGAATGGATAAGTCTTTTGAACAAGTCCAGATATAGTATCCAGTTGACAGACATccatttaaggtgattatagaatgaagccagaaatcggccattttgtaagccacgtgcttttccaatatttttttcaagagcacgagatgaaagaaccataacgcgtatggggctgaaataatgttagatcgtttgcttagttatgctgaacaatcataatttgagtttcggcactgtacggcACTTTTTCTTGTCCTTGTTATTTTTGTTGTATTTTCAttggtaattcgccaaatgttcaatggctaatttttttcgcctattgttgaacgcacgtgcatttcttacggacgttcaacaataggcgaaaacATTGGTCGTTCGACATTTGGCGATTTCCCTAGTTATAGTATTCCAGAAAATAGCAACAATTATCTCCAACAAAAATGCTCCTTCATTCCGTGAGGTCAAAAAAACATTATCTACCAGTGAATCACCACAGCAAAATACAAGAGTATCATATcatgcatttttttaattttctctcCGAAATGACAAACAATTGCACAATATGCTAAGGCTATCGCATTGCAACCGTGGTTGTTATATTTCCAAATTTACACTAAATGCGATATAATGTAACTAGAAAATTGTTATTCACACTACTATTTTATCGTACAAATGAGTTTCATGTGCGCTTCGAAGCTTCGTCATTCCCTTGGGCATTAGGTTGGATGTAAATATGGTATGTGTGCATAACTTCAACTGTTTTTAAGTAGTGTTCATGAAGTAGATTTAATGTGCAATTTTCACCGTTAATATTAAATAATGATTCACGAAGATGAAGATATGAAACCACATTCACTGGCCTTAAATGTCGTTACCATATCCTGGTTCAGTTGAAAACATCAAACTCTGCATCATAAGATTATCCACGGCAAACGAATAATTGGCAAATATCCATATTTGCTAATATATTGGATGCCAATTCTCCAACTGTTTACTTCATTCTTTGGGCATCTTCCTGAACTGATTTCACGGTGATCTAATATCATGCGATTTCATGCGTTGATCCTATATCGAGCTCTAAACCCATAACTACAGTCTGTGCCATAACCATCCACGTATATTGATGGTATTAAGTTTAATATATGTTTGAGTTTACCTTTCTGTTGTATTTAAAAGACTCTCAAATAGAAGTGCTATCATAGATGAAAGAGTAGCCTTATATCTCCTTGCGTATTCTATGGACGATCAACTAAAAAACCCCATGCAGCTCTACCACCATACCCCAACAGCACGGTAACAGAATTACCTATGTTTTACCTGCAGATATCTTTGCACCACCGTGTGAGCGATCACCTCCTTCTGCTCGTTCTCGATGAGCACGTCCAGAAACTCCATGTTCCGTCGATCGGTGGCAGTTAGAATACGACCTGCCGAGTCTGCACCGGCGGCCAGCGCCAGCAGCTCGGTAGCCATCGTTTCGCACTGTTTTCCGGCGGCTATCAGATCTTTGGCTCGTTCCTTTTCCTGTTGTTATTGAGGTGCGGGCGTGATAGAATGTGTATTTACGGTGCATATGTTGCCATGCTTATAAAGGCTTTTGTCAACTTACCTTAGtcgataaaacaataaaaatatttgacaACTTTGCGGCAGTATCAACGGGTGCAGGGGAAACCAAGACAAACTCCTCGATCGGCTTGTTGTTGTGATTCTTCGAGACGATCATCAGATTGTAGACGAACCGTTTGTCTTCCATCAGTGCGTAGGTGTCGTGCTCCTTGTGCATCAGATACTTGAGCACGTCGTTGTGACCCTCCGAGGCGGCGAACCATATCGGAGCGCAGCCATAATTGGTTTCGGATTTGGGGGATCCGCCGGCTTCTACCAGCAGCTTCACGACATCCAGATGACCGGCTTTGGCAGTACAGTGGAGAGGAGTCCAGCCGTTCTTGTCGGAGGCGTTGATCTCCGACCCTTGACCCAGCAGGACCTCCACCATCTGATAGTGTCCGTGCATAGCTGCTATGTGCAGACCGGTCTTCCCATGCCGGTCCACACTGTGAAGAAGCTCGGCCGATCTGCTCAGCAGTAGGCCCACGATAGGAACGTGCCCACCGAAGCACGCTAAATGCAGGGGATTGTAACCCTGAAAAGAAACCAGAGTATAATCATAAATCATTAAATCTGCCTGATACTCACATTTTCCGTAGTCGCAGCATCGACTTGAACACCAGCGGAGTTAAGTAGCAGTCGAACAACATTCTCGTTGCCGGAATACGCCGCCAGATGCAGCGGAGTCAGCCCGGACTCGTTCCCTAATTCAGGTACTAATGATGTGCCAGATGGAGAATCAGATTTAACCGTTGCGGGTACGTTGATCAATAGCTCCCTCACGGTGTCCGCTTGACCGTAATAGGCAGCTACGTGCAGCGGCGTTAAACCCAATTTTTTACTGGACACCCTTAGCGAATTAGTGCTCCGCATAACCTCGAGCACCTGGCCGTGCCCGTTTTTTGCCGCCATATGAACAGCGGTGAAACCTGACTTGTTTTCGTCGGTGCATGATGCCCCCGCTCGTACGAGGACCTTCACGACGTCCGCATGGCCTCCTTCCGCAGCTAACTGAAGAGGCGTCGAGTCGGTTAGTTTGTTTCTCGTCGATATTACGCCGTTCCGATCGAATTTCATCAGTTCTTCTATCACCTTCACCGAACCTTGCATGGCAGCTATGTGAGCGCACGTGTTGCCATCTTTACTGGTGGCCATCACAAGGTTTGGGTGCTGCTGGAGAAATAATTTGGCAACTTCGGAGTAATTGTTTTGTGCAGCCACGTGAATGGGTTTCTGGCCAACGTCATCCGTCGCATCGATATTGGCACCTAGTTCAAGGAGTAGCTTACAAACATTCATCTGCCCACTGGCTGCGGCCAGATGTAGTGGAGTCTGTTTTCTCAGTGTTAAAATATCCACCACCGCGTTGTGATCTCGGATTAAAAATTTCACAAGCTCCGTATACCCGTTCATAGCGGCCAAATGGAGAGCCGTTCGACCGACTCGTGACTTAGAATTAATAAACGCCTTATTGGTAATGAGTGCATCACAGACTTGTAGGAAGCCATGCTCGGCCGCCAAGTGCAGCGCCGACCGGCCTTCGTTATCGAACACATCCACCCTCGCATGGTTGGCCAACAGAGTATTCACCAAATCCATGTGACCTCGATTACACGCGATCAACAGCGGTGTCCAACCGACCGATGACTGCCGATTCATCGCTTTCTGAATATCCGCAGTCGAAAGGTGGTTaatcatttctgaaagaacATCGTTGTTACCAGCTACGGAAACCGCGTGAAAACATGTCTCCTGGGTGGACTTCGTCGCCAGCGATACGTCGCCCCCATTCTCAATCAGCATCCTCACAATCTCCCGATCGCCCGTTCCTGACTTCACCTCATCCTTCGTCACATGGCAGGCGTAGTGCAGTGCCGTCGCGCCGTCTTCATTCGTAAAGTTCAGATAGCTCTTCAGCACCTCCTTCCCATGTTTCTGCAACACGAAGTCGATAAGGTGCCTCACAATATCCGGATGACAATTTCGCGCACCCAGATGTAATGGAGTTTCTCCGACCTACAAAATCATAGATGTTCATCAATCAATCTCATTTTGCACAAACCTCACAGTCCTACGTTCGACTTTATCAACGGATCACCGTTGTCCTCCAGCAGCAGATCCAACGTTTGCACATTCCCATACTTGGCAGCCACATGCACGGGCGTCTGCCCATCGTCAGTCGTTTTGTTGGCACCGGCTCCAGACTTCAGTAACATCAGTGCGCACCGATCCCCGTCCGCCACGCGGGCTGCAATGTGCAATGGAGTCTCCCTCAGTTTACCACCTCGAACGTGCACTTCGGCACCAAACCCCAGCAGTGTTTCCACCACCGCCGGCTTGGCGGATTGAACAGCGATGTGAAGGGCAGTGTAGTTGTcctgaaatgaaatgaaaaaagaaaCGTTTTAAATTTTGGGAATTTCATCCAAACCTCCCATCGATACTTACATTTGTGGGCACGTCGACCTTTTCGCCCTTGTTCAACAGAGTGCTTATGATGCCCACGTGGCCGTACTTGGCCGCAGTATGGATACTCCGCGCCCCACCCTTGTTCGGCATGTGCAGGTAGACACCCTTCTTGAACAGCGTCGTAGCGCACTCAGCGTGACCGTTCAACGAGGCGATGTGCATCAACGTACTGCCATCCTTAGTGCGCTCGTAGATACTGGCCCGGAACTTATCCGCCAGAATTTCGATGATTGACGCGTGACCGTTCTCCGCTGCGAGATGCATCGGTGTACGATCTGGAAGGAAACGATGGGAGATTCTTCTAGTTAGTAAATTATAGCTTTGTAAATCGTATCGTTTaaaaccagggtttgcagaaatcgatcTCAATAAATAATGAATAACGATAAAAGcaagaggcaaaaactgtttggAATCATTACAAGTCATGTGTTGATGGAACCTGTATaagtgcgaaaaaaataaattggacaGACAGCCACCACCGGGAAGTGATGATAAAACGcattgttctcgctcattttgtgctggggaccatatttttttcgctcaGCTATGTAgtacaagttgaaatgcatcatcagatcCAGTGCCCCCCGAGTTTAGAACTTTTAAAAcgaatttatcatggggtattaATAATAGCCCCAACAAGTTTTCCTGGAAACATTCAATTCTGAGTCGAAATGACGTGTATAGTTTTTGGCCAAAGCTGATAAGACTTTTGTAAAACTTGGGGCCTCAATCATTAGtacagggctgacaatagtcatcgttgCAGTGTCTTCATTACTACTCGAAGTATAGTTGATGACGCACACGGCGTTGGCTTTCGTTGTGCAACcgaattcgcgaagtcgaagctgTTGTGCATACCTACATACATTAGTGACATCACAGAAATTTAGCATGGTGAaatataagaaataaaatttaaaatacttCCAAAACATCGAACTTGTAGGAAGCCAATCGAACTGCTACATAAGAAAGTAAAATATataatcaaccgtctaagatgagttaagtattctccatttaattccaccaattatttcgatatctttgcagatacgtatttcgaccacaattGTGTGGTCGTCTTGGCTCGgctcgagacactgaagacgaccacacagttgtggtcgaaatacgtatctgcaaagatatcgaaataattggtggaattaaatggagttacttaacttgtcttagacggttgaatacattccactaaaaagagcttaaaatattttttccgaatAATATAATACAAAATACGTATATGGAACTAGCTCTACAAAACCTCATCGAATCGTGGGCACGTCTTTATTTGGGTACCAGGGGTTGGGTCTCACGACAGAATTAGACGCCGGCCTAAAAAGTGACGAAAACCCAACTAAGGGGTTTTCAGGGTTAATTTCAAGTTAATCGCGACCGGTGAGTTTGCCAGACCTGTACCCTATGAATTTCACCGTCCCAAATAGGAGTACGCACTGTAAAAGTGTGTCCAAAACTATGTCATTCATTTTATCTtctgtaaatgcattcaattaacAGCAAagcgttttttttgtttttgtgctcTTTGTATTAAACTAGTAGTGAAGTATGACCAATGCCGGCGTCAGTTATTGTTATTAGGAAGAGCATCACTTGGCGTAAGAACGCTGCTTTAGGAAGCTACAGCGTGCTTGTGACGAGTGGTATTCTCCTCCTCTTTCTTTAATTATTACTAAGTTTTCCGAAAAGATGTGATTTGTCATCGGATAATGCTGAAGACCCTGGATAATGTATTGATATTACAATCAATGGAGCAGCTCAGATAAATACGTTGCTCTTCAACCGCTTTATTTCCAGCTCTTCATTGAAAGCGAACCATTTATGTGGGTTTTGTCGCTcatcatcattttatttttgTCTAGCTTTTCTTAGCAAATTTCactatattaaaataaaaaaactcacgattgcgtgaggatgcgtTGAATGTTTTTCATGGAGCTTATTAGGGCAACTCCAATCCTCccaacgctgacaattttgttgcttgatcgggtttggaacctaatcaaaagtttaattttgtaaaacatatttttgtaaaaaaggtaaaaaagcTAGCAATTAATATCATCATTATGGATCACCTGAAAACAATTTCAGATCGAATTATTCTTGGAAACGTTTTTACATACCCTCATTATTGGTACCTATATAAATTTTTAtctttaaaatcaataaaaacccagaaaaacacgataaaacatgaacattttttcagtGACAATTGCGATTAAACTAGCATGTAAATTATGGTATAGTTTTGGCAGCCGGCATTGCTCACATGTAGTCAATATTGATCCAAAAATCTCATGGCAaattagtattactatttgagaatacaaaaaaaataatatggagatttctaaaaatattgtttttgacttttggccagaaTTTGGGCTGAAATACGTCTGGAGTATGTTAAAGGCCACGTCTGCCCTAAACCATCATGTTTTTGAGCAAGTCTTGAAGCGAC comes from Armigeres subalbatus isolate Guangzhou_Male chromosome 2, GZ_Asu_2, whole genome shotgun sequence and encodes:
- the LOC134212860 gene encoding serine/threonine-protein phosphatase 6 regulatory ankyrin repeat subunit B-like isoform X1 is translated as MDKSKKPPTTAGGGAAGGAPGPGGGKKGGPGAGASGGGKGPPKKPSDSDAPGAGPKAEGDPSGPSATKDETSAAANGDKKSDKADPEQPSQPKPGSAGATVRDGAQKVLTLAMKSEWAPVEAVLKGLEKAVAAGGEEANTTPLAGVMDLATGMTPLMLAVKDNRTSILDRLIDLGSDVGARNNDNYNVIHIASMYSREDVVKLLLNKRGVDPYSMGGSRQQTAVHLVASRQTGTATAILRALLTAAGKDIRTKTDGKGKIPLLLAVEAGNQSMCRELLSAQTADQLKATTTNGDTALHLAARRKDVEMARILLDYGANVDLQNGDGQTALHIAAAEGDEAMVKYFYTVRASAAIIDNQDRTPMHLAAENGHASIIEILADKFRASIYERTKDGSTLMHIASLNGHAECATTLFKKGVYLHMPNKGGARSIHTAAKYGHVGIISTLLNKGEKVDVPTNDNYTALHIAVQSAKPAVVETLLGFGAEVHVRGGKLRETPLHIAARVADGDRCALMLLKSGAGANKTTDDGQTPVHVAAKYGNVQTLDLLLEDNGDPLIKSNVGETPLHLGARNCHPDIVRHLIDFVLQKHGKEVLKSYLNFTNEDGATALHYACHVTKDEVKSGTGDREIVRMLIENGGDVSLATKSTQETCFHAVSVAGNNDVLSEMINHLSTADIQKAMNRQSSVGWTPLLIACNRGHMDLVNTLLANHARVDVFDNEGRSALHLAAEHGFLQVCDALITNKAFINSKSRVGRTALHLAAMNGYTELVKFLIRDHNAVVDILTLRKQTPLHLAAASGQMNVCKLLLELGANIDATDDVGQKPIHVAAQNNYSEVAKLFLQQHPNLVMATSKDGNTCAHIAAMQGSVKVIEELMKFDRNGVISTRNKLTDSTPLQLAAEGGHADVVKVLVRAGASCTDENKSGFTAVHMAAKNGHGQVLEVMRSTNSLRVSSKKLGLTPLHVAAYYGQADTVRELLINVPATVKSDSPSGTSLVPELGNESGLTPLHLAAYSGNENVVRLLLNSAGVQVDAATTENGYNPLHLACFGGHVPIVGLLLSRSAELLHSVDRHGKTGLHIAAMHGHYQMVEVLLGQGSEINASDKNGWTPLHCTAKAGHLDVVKLLVEAGGSPKSETNYGCAPIWFAASEGHNDVLKYLMHKEHDTYALMEDKRFVYNLMIVSKNHNNKPIEEFVLVSPAPVDTAAKLSNIFIVLSTKEKERAKDLIAAGKQCETMATELLALAAGADSAGRILTATDRRNMEFLDVLIENEQKEVIAHTVVQRYLQELWRGTLNWTAWRIMLLFVGFIVCPPVWIIFTLPLGHNYYKVPIIKFMSYLTSHIYLMIHLMIVGITPIYPVVRASLLPYWYEWGLLIWLSGLLLFELTNPSDKSGLGSIKVLVLLFGIIGVGVHVSGMLYVQKTYWPTLLYCRNQLFALSFLLACVQILDFLSFHHLFGPWAIIIGDLLKDLARFLAVLAIFVFGFSMHIVALNQSFHNLSPDEVRRLPLSTRNKEVFSDVRMNPILSFELLFFAVFGQTTTDQTQIDKMTSNTPRTQPYWTEYLFKIVFGIYMLVSVVVLINLLIAMMSDTYQRIQAQSDIEWKYGLSKLIRNMHRTSTAPSPMNLVTTWFVWIVEKLRAKLVKKKRPSLVQMMNLHRGQQSPRSKAGAKWLSKVKKGQVAPKDSTALSVMNLSPLGSQVSFATVNTTRIENVVDWAEISKKYRELVGTDSDDGGSMKDSEGDNRSTGNEGAGNEQQQQQQIGNNVNANQV